Proteins encoded by one window of Gigantopelta aegis isolate Gae_Host unplaced genomic scaffold, Gae_host_genome ctg2572_pilon_pilon, whole genome shotgun sequence:
- the LOC121391517 gene encoding LOW QUALITY PROTEIN: gelsolin-like protein 1 (The sequence of the model RefSeq protein was modified relative to this genomic sequence to represent the inferred CDS: deleted 2 bases in 1 codon; substituted 1 base at 1 genomic stop codon) gives MAGLVKAKKYDWKDSNLSLFGSDLEKNVKKASAETEPAWKEAGKAVGLQIWRIVKFNVTSWPKNQYGQFYNGDSYIILNTYKEEGNDELLYDVHFWIGQYSTADEYGTAAYKTVELDTLLDDKPIQHREVMGHESDLFRSYFSEITLLEGGADSGFYHVGPKEYQPRLFHFHGVKKSIEVRERPLSKNSLDNTDVFILDLGEEIYQWNGEEANKDERFKASQYLTKLKSDRGKCKTEVYGKHTLPVVXYRIHLSVAGDDDEWEKLVDKYLPDVPIDDDSEVSLFIADTGKECFVWVGKGASQNERRQAMSYSHQKDINFEYKSF, from the exons ATGGCTGGTCTTgttaaagct aaaaaatacGACTGGAAAGATAGCAATCTTTCTCTATTTGGATCTGATCTAGAAAAAAAT GTAAAGAAAGCTTCTGCTGAAACTGAACCAGCTTGGAAAGAAGCTGGTAAGGCAGTGGGTCTGCAAATATGGCGAATTGTTAAATTCAAT GTAACTTCTTGGCCCAAAAATCAATATGGTCAGTTCTACAATGGAGATTCCTACATTATCCTCAACACCTACAAAGAGGAAGGCAACGAT GAACTTCTTTATGATGTCCATTTTTGGATTGGACAATATTCTACTGCTGATGAGTATGGTACTGCAGCTTACAAGACTGTAGAGTTAGATACTTTG ttgGATGATAAACCTATTCAACATCGTGAGGTGATGGGACATGAATCTGATCTCTTTAGAAGTTACTTCTCTGAGATCACTCTTCTGGAGGGAGG TGCTGACAGTGGCTTCTACCATGTTGGACCAAAAGAATACCAACCACGTCTTTTTCACTTCCATGGAGTGAAG AAAAGTATTGAAGTACGAGAGCGTCCATTGAGTAAGAACTCTCTTGACAATACAGATGTCTTTATATTGGATTTGGGAGAGGAGATTTACCAA TGGAATGGTGAAGAAGCTAACAAAGATGAACGATTCAAGGCTTCTCAATATCTCACTAAACTCAAG agTGATCGTGGCAAATGTAAGACTGAGGTTTACGGTAAGCATACTTTACCAGTTGTATGATATAGAATTCATTTATCTGTagctggtgatgatgatgaatggGAGAAGTTGgttgataagtatcttccagaTGTACCCAttgatgatgatagtgaagTAAGTT TGTTCATTGCTGATACTGGTAAAGAGTGCTTTGTTTGGGTGGGCAAAGGAGCCAGTCAGAATGAGCGACGTCAGGCTATGAGTTATTCTCAT CAAAAAGACATAAACTTTGAGTATAAATCTTTCTAG